The following DNA comes from Colletes latitarsis isolate SP2378_abdomen chromosome 13, iyColLati1, whole genome shotgun sequence.
catatcctgggcgttttctggcttggatcacgtagtaatgtggtcccacactgcaatagtgagttagacctggattcaatctatattttagaagataattccgtttaggtcagggttaggtctggtatttgccgtcatctggctcatactttcgcatttctcgtatacttcctggccagatccttggcactttctgatttgggtcacgtagtaatgtggtaccacactgaaacagtgatttaaacctgggtgcgatctatattttcgaggataacaccggttaggtctgggtgagatctgggatttgcgctcatctcgcacatactttcgcttctttcgcatacttgttggccagatcctgggcgttttctggtttggatcacgtagtaatgtggtaccacactcaaacagtgagttaaacctggattcaatctatattttagaagataattccgtttaggtcagtgttaggtctggtatttgccatcatctggctcatactttcgcattcttcggatacttgttggccagaccctggctttttccgatttgggtcacgtagtaatgtggtaccacactgaaacagtgatttaaacctggttgcgatctatattttcgaggataacaccggttaggtctgggtgagatctgggatttgccctcatctcgcacatactttcgcttctttcgcatactttctggccagatgctgggcgttttctggcttggatcacgtgttaatgtggtaccacactgaaactgtgaattaaacctggattcgatctatattttagaggaaaataccGGTTAggatctggttaggtctggtatttgccatcatctggctcatactttcgcattcttcgcatacttgttggccagaccctggctttttctggtttggatcacgtagtagtgtggtaccacactaaaatagtgaattaatcctggattcaatctatattttagaggataacaccggttaggtcagggttaggtctggtatttgccatcatctggctcatactttcgcattcttcggacacttgttggccagaccctggctttttctggtttggatcacgtagtagtgtggtaccacactaaaatagtgaattaatcctggattcaatctatattttagaggataacaccggttaggtcagggttaggtctggtatttgccatcatctggctcatactttcgcatttttcgcatacttgttggccagatcctgggcgttttctggcttggatcacgtagtaatgtggtcccacactgcaatagtgagttagacctggattcaatctgtattttagaaaataattccgtttaggtcagggttaggtctggtatttgccgtcatctggctcatactttcgcatttctcgtatacttcctggccagatccttggcgctttctgatttgggtcacgtagtaatgtggtaccacactgaaacagtgatttaaacctgggtgcgatctatattttggtggataacaccggttaggtctgggtgagatctgggatttgcgctcatctggcacatactttcgcttctttcgcatacttgttggccagatcctgggcgttttctggtttggatcacgtagtaatgtggtaccacactaaaacagtgatctACACCTGggtgcgatctatattttggaggataacaccggttaggtcagggttaggtctggtatttgccatcatctggctcatactttcgcacttctcgcataccttttggaaagatcctgggcttcttcctgatttggatcacgtaggaatgtcgtgcctcaccgaaacagggaactaaacctggttacgattaatagtttacaggatatcgccggttaggtctgggttaggtttggaatttgatattatctggctcatacttttgcatatttcgtatacatgttggctagatccagggcgttttctgggttggatcaagtagtattgtggtaccacactgaaccagtgagttaaatctgggagcgatcgatattttagaggataagaccggttaggtctgggttaggtctgggatttgccatcacctcgctcatactttcgcaattttcacatgcatgttggccagatcctgggctttttctgctatggagcacatagtaatgaggtacgacactgaaacaatgagataaacctggattcgatcaatgttttagaggataacacggtttaattcagggtcaggtctggtctttgccatcatctggctcatacattcgcaattttcgcatacatgttggccagatcctgggctttttatagtttggatcacgtagtaatgtggtaccacactgaaacagtgagttaaacctcgattcaatctatattttagaggataacaccggttaggttagggttaggtctggtatttgccatcgtctggctcatactttcgcatttttcagatacatgttggccagatcgtgggctttttctgctatggagcacgtagtaatgaggtagggcactgaaacaatgagataaacctggattcgatcaatgttttagaggttaacacggtttaattcagggtcaggtctggtctttgccatcatctggctcatactttcgcattcttcgaatacttgttggccagatcctgggcgttttctggtttggatcacgtagtattgtggtaccacactgaagcagtgagttaaatctgggagcgttcgatattttagaggataacaccggttaggtctgggttaggtctgggatttgccatcacctcgctcatactttcgcatttttcagatacatgttggccagatcctgggctttttctgctatggagcacgtagtaatgaggtacggcactgaaacaatgaggtaaacctggattcgatcaatgttttagaggttaacacggtttaattcagggtcaggtctggtctttgccatcatctggctcatactttcgcattctttgaatacttgttggccaaatccagggcgttttctgggttggatcacgtaggttaAGAACTAGATGTAGATTTTCCGAAGGTTGGTAGTGTACATGGATGCAATAGGTAGTTGTAAGTAGGGATGGCTAGAACTGCTACTTTAGAATCACtcgtgattggatcacgttcattCCCAATCACAGTGATTTTTCACAGTGATCCGTGATTCTTCGTGATCGCTTTTGATTGGTAGGGAGGGAACCAGTGATGGACGTTCGTGGGAATTTGGGCATGCGCACTGGAACGCATGATCACTACCGTATACACTTGACTAGAATTTAGGGTACCGTTGGATCCCGGTAAGGAACAAAATTTAAGGAAGTTACAGGGAAAGAGACAAAAACCacaaattttctcttaatctacatgagtatagctagagaaatacgtaggggatcttcgataagttaatttttgtgtgattggcgagcatttgaagtagaaagttcaattttgtacaaaacatGGGAATTCCCAACATGCACCTCTTTTTGCGCTAAAGATACATCTATGGCATACAGAATCCcacgagggaaaattccagtgcGCATGACCAAAGTTCCCACGAATGTCCATCACTGTTACGGATACTTGATATTTGTTATTGATTGATAATtcgattttcaaaattattagcgacaataatattaatgtttTCATATGAATGAACATAAGAATTTTCATTACTGATGATTTatactttttcttatttttaaagcgTGTGTTAACATCTAAGCAATACTTTTTCTTCGTAACAACAAacttatcatttatttaaataatcgactctaacaatttgacatttgaaatttacaaaatatgcaattaagcagcctttttcattgcttagactacattactatacaatttaaatttggcgCATTTTTACTTCCTTGAATGCCCACTAAGGGGAGTTAGCGGAACATTACAATCACAGTTAACGTGAACTGCTACTAAGCGCCATCATTCGAATCACGGTCGTGAATGGAGTTAATCACGAGCGTGATCGTGATTTTGTGATCACTGTGATAAATCACAGTTAGTGATTTTGCACGCCATCTCTAAATTCTAGagacgaaaataagacgaaaatcaagaataccaatttcttgattgaggcttcgttaaaatgttattaacgtttaaagtttcacacgtactgaatttttttcttaaaaatgcgcaggatttcggaggtatgactattcaccaaaaatgattgtaattgacccccacaactgaaaataatttttccagaacgatttgaaatttttgaatttaattgttaataactttttaacaaagccttagtcaagaaatttatattcttgattttcgtcttattttggcctgtagagtcccccattaaaatttttcccaggtgtggacgaacaccctgtataacatattagtcttagttttacttaTAAAACACACTGCtaaagtgtgtacggaaaaatgcggaataCTCTGTATATAACCTGTTTTCATAAAACACATATAAAAGATTTGTTCATAATTAgaagatattttatttatatatactaATCCAGTCATTTTAATGTGTACAAAAGGCTTACAATTATTCTATAATGCGCAATTACTCAATGTTCTTTATTTAATGTGTATTCTTTAAAAGCGTAGTAAAGCTCTTGATTTATATCATCAATGGCGTTAAATATATACGTGACAATTTTAGTCAACGCGTTATACAAATTGCTACTGTCCTTGAAATAAGAACATGCGTTTATGAAATAGTCGTACAGATTTGCTTTAGAATATTCCCAAACAAAATGAACAACATCATACAAAAATATCTCTGGGTTATTACGATATTGTAACACAGCCACACCTACTTTGAAAATCATTTTCAAAATGTCCGTTCCATTCTCCATATGGGATATTTCTTCCAATGTATCGTTGAAACAATTCACATTATTCAAATCTTTCTTTGCAATAAATCGTTTCAAATAGAAATTCTTTAACAGATCCACTAAGACACTTTTCAACGACACTATTCTGTTTTTGAGCTCTAACGACAAATCACAATTTACGAAATTCAGTCCAAACTTACCGATCACCGGTAAATGTCTAGCAACCGCAATTGGATCAATCAATTCCATACCATTTACAAggactttattatttttaaagggTAACTCAAACCTCTTGAATACACTGAAAAAATCTTCGTTGCTAGTGACATGTTTTACTGGATATACTAGATCTAATTTTCTGTCCCCATTTACTCCTTTTAACCTATTAAATTCTTTAAAGAACCGTGTGTAACGTAAAGTATTTTTAGATCTCTCTAGAATGGTTCCGTTAGACAATCTAACAAGGTCATTAGCTAGTTTAGCAGTCAAAACAGAGTTGCTGAAGAACAAAACGTGGGAGCTGAAGATAATTATGTCAAACAAATCGACTTTTCTTTTCTCTTGGTATTTGTCGAATACACGACAGCCTTGATAGATTACACCAATTCCATTTACTGCTAGATTGCCTAGTATCATGGAATTATATACTGCTTTGGTCGCAGTGTTTATGCGATTGCCTTTTTCGATGACTTTTGAGAGAAGCATCGTTCCACCACTTGCTCCTAATGTTAGAGCTGTGCCGGTTATTCCGAGCCATGCAGAAATTGTGTTCTTGTCCATGGGATGAACAGATTCTTTATGCAAACCCCGATCTACTAACTTTTGTGAACTTCTAGCGATAGTCCAGGCTCCGCTCACACCAGCAGTGATTATTCCTGTTGATTAAAACTGGGGCTtgtaaagatattaaaaattctgAACTTCTACCTTCGAAACTGTTACGAAAAAACTAAATTTCAGATTATATAAGCTTAAATTAACTTAAAAAAATAATCAATGTATCGCCTGATCATTGAGAGCAACAAATATTTACTAGAATATTTAGAACTTTAAAAAACAACCGAAAAAGTGATCCGTAAAAGAAAAGTGATTAAGAACCAgagatttaaattattttcaatgcaGGAAAGACAGAACCATACCTGTCCCAACCAACACAGGCCCAACCGGAGTGAAAAGAGAAGTGACACCCAGTCCAATACTTGTTCCAAGGCTCAATGCAGAAGAAACAGTATCAAAAGCATTGAAAACAATATTCTTTCTTGAACAAGCTGGTGAGTTCAATGTTTCTGTCCACACGACTGAAAACTGTTCCGTTACCTCGCAGTTTGGATCACACTGATAAATTCCATCTTTCGGTACAACCATAACACACTTAGGCAATGTGTTATTCGTTAAATAATCGTTCCAGTTTTTGTATATTCTGGCATTGTTATCGATGTACCATACACTattcattctttttattttaaacactGGTATCGTGTACATTTCAGTACACTTTTCTCCTTCTGATTTACTTAATCCTGTATATTTAAATATCGTGTTGTATATTATCCCGATGGAGATAGGACTTTGAGTTAGATTGGTTTCCGTGCCATATTTGATTATCTTATTATATATAGCTGTGATTCTTTTACACGACTCCTTGTCATACATTGTTCCATTGTATGTCTCATTTTGGTTAATCTTAACCTCATCTTTGTTAGTTTCTGGAAGGCCGAATAAAGCAAAGCCAATATTTTGTTTTATGTAATCATATTCGTCACTGTTATATTCTAACCAATCTGGGACATACTCGTAGTAACTTTGCTGATACTTCTTGGCGAGTGTTTCCATCTAAATCATAGAATGCATGAAAAGAATTGCTGGTAGTCAAATGAAcacaaatttttgaaatatttacctCCATGTGGATGTTAACACAATTCTTGGACAAATATTCCTTTTTGTATCCTTATtttaattctatattttttttcaGTTTGTATTAAAGGATTTTTCGAGTttataacaaataaatatttattttaacgcgGATTATGTTTGAATTcgagaataaaaatatatttaaccaTTACGATGGTGATTATTTCGTGGCTTAACTTGAACTGGTAACGTCCTTTGAACGAAATAAACATAAAAACAGTAATCCTAAAGGTTACGTTAGAATCGAATGTACAACGaattctaattttaattttgaaatggACACCTAAATGTGTACATCCTTACTAACGACTATTTAACCGCTTGAATGAGTTCACATCTATGTATAAAACTACAATTCCCTGACAGGGATGCCAGGAAAGCACCGAAgctgctttctcacactatgccagatcacgcgtacgtgagctcgtgtagttccggaaaatcgacaaaggcaaactaacgcatgccctctttctcgattattccgaagctgcccgaagtaatttcggaccgcctcgtgagaggagagagagaaaggatcacatttgccttctcgctcttaacaactgaaatccgacctcccgtctacggcatacgatttggaatctcgagccgtgattttcgactgcccaagcgttttactttccgacctgtgtaggcgcacataagcaaagtacccaagatggaaaaaaaattttgtaaaatttattttacggaaatacacgttttaagaccctctgatcatattttaattattaaaaaaaaagaaatttttttttattatttctatatatgagcgtacatatgtatattattaatacgattgagtataaatggctgaatgaatttaaatggaactttacatttaagttttatgttctcatttcaaagtccaatTAGTCTTTGattataatcagcccatggataataatgattatatctcttgtttcatagttgttccgatacataggcgtaatttataaaatatcttataaatatttcatataaatcttgggaagaattcaattttatgtaaaaaaaattaaataaactttttttttatcttttctagaaaagaaaaacttaaaagaaatcttatacattagatgcttacttaaatcgtattgaaaacgaataccacaaatgttttagaataatgtgcaaaatggtcttACTcgcaaaggtttaattgagaaataaatgtttggtaattaaaaacagcagtaagcagcttaaccggctgggattttcgctaaaacaaattgaaaactcggttctaacaagggaaagttggaatggtacccgattttgggttaagttttactgcaagatattattaaagttattacagctacgtatcttcaaaaatagaaccaaattcaccaataaGTAGTATGGTGTGAATGATGGGGTGTTTGGctgtaagttcgagcttcttttgctgTGCAGGTTCGGaccctgctaaaagaaatcttttttttttaattatattttaatcgtacactaaatgtgacattatatttttgtctgatcttcgaatatttttttttaaagttgaatttaccaattacatttaacatgtgttattttcaatatatgaagtacatgaatctggatggtatttttcgtaaaaacagtcaaaacataaaaattttaaacaccacgtacatctaatgaaaattctgttctcacagaaattacaaaattttgtatttaactctgatggaaaggccgcttcatttacattgatataatgtgaatgattttcggatttcgatttacttgtacctcgtactttttaccttatacttcaggtaaaaagggatataactggctaaaacagttttatgatagtacctgctaactcatgttactgttctaaaatgaaacgctatgttttgtacctttaaaaatattcgactatgtccttttcaaatttaaaatccaacccatactttgtatcacactggcaaacgggatcactattcctttgtttttaaacggtttgatggtggggatctcgtgactatagctcgtatgtacattaatcaaaaattaatgtatctacgagctcttttttcattacattagtttaaacatttcaatattgcacattgcataattaaataacagttttttacatttccctcctgatggaagagaccaccaccttcccgtggtttccattgagcggtatcgtgcacattattaatttttatggatcgatacaatcatttttttatgcaaaattaagccaaatcaaacatataatatttagttcgtcataacaaattgatacggttaactcaaaatatatcgaggaaaatcattattaattaatttccgcaactattaattctacttttttgtttgttataaaaataagaactcttcataTTGAAAA
Coding sequences within:
- the LOC143349304 gene encoding uncharacterized protein LOC143349304, translating into MEMETLAKKYQQSYYEYVPDWLEYNSDEYDYIKQNIGFALFGLPETNKDEVKINQNETYNGTMYDKESCKRITAIYNKIIKYGTETNLTQSPISIGIIYNTIFKYTGLSKSEGEKCTEMYTIPVFKIKRMNSVWYIDNNARIYKNWNDYLTNNTLPKCVMVVPKDGIYQCDPNCEVTEQFSVVWTETLNSPACSRKNIVFNAFDTVSSALSLGTSIGLGVTSLFTPVGPVLVGTGIITAGVSGAWTIARSSQKLVDRGLHKESVHPMDKNTISAWLGITGTALTLGASGGTMLLSKVIEKGNRINTATKAVYNSMILGNLAVNGIGVIYQGCRVFDKYQEKRKVDLFDIIIFSSHVLFFSNSVLTAKLANDLVRLSNGTILERSKNTLRYTRFFKEFNRLKGVNGDRKLDLVYPVKHVTSNEDFFSVFKRFELPFKNNKVLVNGMELIDPIAVARHLPVIGKFGLNFVNCDLSLELKNRIVSLKSVLVDLLKNFYLKRFIAKKDLNNVNCFNDTLEEISHMENGTDILKMIFKVGVAVLQYRNNPEIFLYDVVHFVWEYSKANLYDYFINACSYFKDSSNLYNALTKIVTYIFNAIDDINQELYYAFKEYTLNKEH